In Alosa sapidissima isolate fAloSap1 chromosome 4, fAloSap1.pri, whole genome shotgun sequence, the following are encoded in one genomic region:
- the LOC121707528 gene encoding butyrophilin-like protein 8 isoform X2: MCKNIKMMPHMWMTLSAVVTVFVSRIAAVTPDPELFSLTGSEGPVSAPEGSSVTLPCGLSPSSSAVPMLVRWYRPSAFSTPVLLYDNRRVQGEPADPRYRVSLVGELEKGNASLRLENLTLEDRGEYVCHVGSFVWFSEIRINLIVTVLGSIPVISFPEGGVGQVNVTCESDGWFPEPTVTWRDRKGTEIHQNYSNIHFLKDEGGLVAVSSWLLYSPSEAEWLSCAVGLSDQERRESRVALRTTTTHTPTHTNGSREHRLTGVFFFILCGVVIWFAVQHKKDVRLFSRQRKPTATAVPDETNAECNGYRPESGTNEEQTRSETSAAANEWTPLNAESNDVQSKDGPSETNTQPDSTAVADATKQRGTTVITTCAGVIVIRIPDVNQSKKHYVNLTLDMKTVPSFLKVQDNKTGILCPDPLKVSATEMRFAHALCEQSFSSGKHYWEVQVHYTDFFGHLKARQSWYVGVCTNTAEQTHRVSLTPRNGFWVLQYEKGTGLFVNTEPPTPVPVSELFQVLGVFLDCDEHTLTFYNADNSVCLCCLFVTPNKHLIPLISSEVRDKVPVRLHQK, encoded by the exons atgtgTAAAAACATTAAG ATGATGCCACACATGTGGATGACTTTGAGTGCCGTTGTAACAG tTTTTGTGTCCCGTATAGCTGCTGTGACTCCAGACCCTGAGCTGTTCTCTCTAACGGGTTCTGAAGGTCCGGTCTCGGCTCCAGAAGGATCTTCTGTCACTCTGCCCTGTGGACTCTCCCCTTCCTCTAGTGCAGTACCTATGCTGGTGCGCTGGTACCGGCCCAGTGCATTCAGTACCCCGGTTCTGCTGTATGATAACCGGCGGGTCCAGGGGGAACCTGCAGACCCTCGGTACCGGGTCTCTCTGGTGGGGGAGCTGGAGAAGGGCAACGCGTCCCTCAGACTAGAGAACCTCACTCTGGAGGACAGGGGAGAGTATGTGTGCCATGTGGGGAGTTTTGTATGGTTCAGTGAGATCAGAATTAATCTCATAGTAACAG tgtTGGGCAGTATCCCAGTTATTTCATTTCCTGAGGGTGGCGTAGGACAGGTGAATGTTACCTGTGAGTCGGATGGCTGGTTTCCAGAGCCGACCGTCACCTGGAGAGATAGAAAAGGAACAGAGATCCATCAGAACTACAGCAACATCCACTTCCTCAAAG ATGAGGGGGGTCTGGTGGCTGTGAGCTCCTGGCTGCTCTACAGTCCCTCTGAGGCCGAGTGGCTCTCCTGCGCTGTGGGTCTGTCtgatcaggagaggagagagagcagggtggCACTACgcaccacaaccacacacacaccaacacacaccaacg GATCTAGGGAACACAGACTCACTGGTGTGTTCTTTTTCATATTATGTGGTGTGGTCATATGGTTTGCTGTGCAACATAAAAAAG ATGTCAGACTCTTCTCACGTCAGAGGAAACCAACAG CAACTGCAGTTCCTGATGAAACAAATGCAG aatgcaatggGTACAGACCAGAGTCAGGCACTAATGAAGAACAGACACGGTCAGAAACATCTGCTGCAGCAA ATGAATGGACACCCCTCAATG CCGAGTCAAATGATGTGCAGTCCAAGGATGGACCaagtgaaacaaacacacagccagACAGCACTGCAGTAGCAG ATGCTACTAAACAAAGGGGGACTACAGTCATCACCACCTGCGCAGGGGTCATTGTAATCAGAATACCAG ATGTGAACCAGTCAAAAAAACATTACG TGAATCTGACTCTGGATATGAAGACCGTGCCTTCTTTTCTTAAAGTACAAGATAATAAAACTGGCATCCTCTGCCCTGATCCACTAAAGGTTTCAGCCACAGAGATGAGATTTGCTCATGCTTTATGTGAACAGTCTTTCAGCTCAGGGAAGCACTACTGGGAGGTGCAAGTGCATTATACTGATTTTTTTGGTCATCTTAAGGCAAGGCAGTCGTGGTATGTGGGGGTGTGCACTAACACAgcagaacaaacacacagagtctCTTTAACACCACGGAACGGCTTCTGGGTTCTCCAGTATGAGAAAGGAACTGGACTCTTTGTCAACACTGAACCTCCTACTCCAGTTCCGGTGTCTGAACTATTTCAGGTCCTAGGGGTGTTTCTAGACTGTGATGAACACACTCTCACCTTTTACAATGCTGAcaattctgtgtgtctgtgctgtttgTTTGTGACACCAAACAAACATCTGATTCCTCTGATCAGCTCAGAAGTTAGAGACAAGGTGCCTGTTAGATTACACCAAAAATAA
- the LOC121707528 gene encoding butyrophilin subfamily 3 member A3-like isoform X3: MFKSLLQGSPGMMPHMWMTLSAVVTVFVSRIAAVTPDPELFSLTGSEGPVSAPEGSSVTLPCGLSPSSSAVPMLVRWYRPSAFSTPVLLYDNRRVQGEPADPRYRVSLVGELEKGNASLRLENLTLEDRGEYVCHVGSFVWFSEIRINLIVTVLGSIPVISFPEGGVGQVNVTCESDGWFPEPTVTWRDRKGTEIHQNYSNIHFLKDEGGLVAVSSWLLYSPSEAEWLSCAVGLSDQERRESRVALRTTTTHTPTHTNDVRLFSRQRKPTATAVPDETNAECNGYRPESGTNEEQTRSETSAAANEWTPLNAESNDVQSKDGPSETNTQPDSTAVADATKQRGTTVITTCAGVIVIRIPDVNQSKKHYVNLTLDMKTVPSFLKVQDNKTGILCPDPLKVSATEMRFAHALCEQSFSSGKHYWEVQVHYTDFFGHLKARQSWYVGVCTNTAEQTHRVSLTPRNGFWVLQYEKGTGLFVNTEPPTPVPVSELFQVLGVFLDCDEHTLTFYNADNSVCLCCLFVTPNKHLIPLISSEVRDKVPVRLHQK, from the exons ATGTTCAAATCTCTTTTACAAGGGAGCCCTGGG ATGATGCCACACATGTGGATGACTTTGAGTGCCGTTGTAACAG tTTTTGTGTCCCGTATAGCTGCTGTGACTCCAGACCCTGAGCTGTTCTCTCTAACGGGTTCTGAAGGTCCGGTCTCGGCTCCAGAAGGATCTTCTGTCACTCTGCCCTGTGGACTCTCCCCTTCCTCTAGTGCAGTACCTATGCTGGTGCGCTGGTACCGGCCCAGTGCATTCAGTACCCCGGTTCTGCTGTATGATAACCGGCGGGTCCAGGGGGAACCTGCAGACCCTCGGTACCGGGTCTCTCTGGTGGGGGAGCTGGAGAAGGGCAACGCGTCCCTCAGACTAGAGAACCTCACTCTGGAGGACAGGGGAGAGTATGTGTGCCATGTGGGGAGTTTTGTATGGTTCAGTGAGATCAGAATTAATCTCATAGTAACAG tgtTGGGCAGTATCCCAGTTATTTCATTTCCTGAGGGTGGCGTAGGACAGGTGAATGTTACCTGTGAGTCGGATGGCTGGTTTCCAGAGCCGACCGTCACCTGGAGAGATAGAAAAGGAACAGAGATCCATCAGAACTACAGCAACATCCACTTCCTCAAAG ATGAGGGGGGTCTGGTGGCTGTGAGCTCCTGGCTGCTCTACAGTCCCTCTGAGGCCGAGTGGCTCTCCTGCGCTGTGGGTCTGTCtgatcaggagaggagagagagcagggtggCACTACgcaccacaaccacacacacaccaacacacaccaacg ATGTCAGACTCTTCTCACGTCAGAGGAAACCAACAG CAACTGCAGTTCCTGATGAAACAAATGCAG aatgcaatggGTACAGACCAGAGTCAGGCACTAATGAAGAACAGACACGGTCAGAAACATCTGCTGCAGCAA ATGAATGGACACCCCTCAATG CCGAGTCAAATGATGTGCAGTCCAAGGATGGACCaagtgaaacaaacacacagccagACAGCACTGCAGTAGCAG ATGCTACTAAACAAAGGGGGACTACAGTCATCACCACCTGCGCAGGGGTCATTGTAATCAGAATACCAG ATGTGAACCAGTCAAAAAAACATTACG TGAATCTGACTCTGGATATGAAGACCGTGCCTTCTTTTCTTAAAGTACAAGATAATAAAACTGGCATCCTCTGCCCTGATCCACTAAAGGTTTCAGCCACAGAGATGAGATTTGCTCATGCTTTATGTGAACAGTCTTTCAGCTCAGGGAAGCACTACTGGGAGGTGCAAGTGCATTATACTGATTTTTTTGGTCATCTTAAGGCAAGGCAGTCGTGGTATGTGGGGGTGTGCACTAACACAgcagaacaaacacacagagtctCTTTAACACCACGGAACGGCTTCTGGGTTCTCCAGTATGAGAAAGGAACTGGACTCTTTGTCAACACTGAACCTCCTACTCCAGTTCCGGTGTCTGAACTATTTCAGGTCCTAGGGGTGTTTCTAGACTGTGATGAACACACTCTCACCTTTTACAATGCTGAcaattctgtgtgtctgtgctgtttgTTTGTGACACCAAACAAACATCTGATTCCTCTGATCAGCTCAGAAGTTAGAGACAAGGTGCCTGTTAGATTACACCAAAAATAA
- the LOC121707528 gene encoding butyrophilin-like protein 8 isoform X1, producing the protein MFKSLLQGSPGMMPHMWMTLSAVVTVFVSRIAAVTPDPELFSLTGSEGPVSAPEGSSVTLPCGLSPSSSAVPMLVRWYRPSAFSTPVLLYDNRRVQGEPADPRYRVSLVGELEKGNASLRLENLTLEDRGEYVCHVGSFVWFSEIRINLIVTVLGSIPVISFPEGGVGQVNVTCESDGWFPEPTVTWRDRKGTEIHQNYSNIHFLKDEGGLVAVSSWLLYSPSEAEWLSCAVGLSDQERRESRVALRTTTTHTPTHTNGSREHRLTGVFFFILCGVVIWFAVQHKKDVRLFSRQRKPTATAVPDETNAECNGYRPESGTNEEQTRSETSAAANEWTPLNAESNDVQSKDGPSETNTQPDSTAVADATKQRGTTVITTCAGVIVIRIPDVNQSKKHYVNLTLDMKTVPSFLKVQDNKTGILCPDPLKVSATEMRFAHALCEQSFSSGKHYWEVQVHYTDFFGHLKARQSWYVGVCTNTAEQTHRVSLTPRNGFWVLQYEKGTGLFVNTEPPTPVPVSELFQVLGVFLDCDEHTLTFYNADNSVCLCCLFVTPNKHLIPLISSEVRDKVPVRLHQK; encoded by the exons ATGTTCAAATCTCTTTTACAAGGGAGCCCTGGG ATGATGCCACACATGTGGATGACTTTGAGTGCCGTTGTAACAG tTTTTGTGTCCCGTATAGCTGCTGTGACTCCAGACCCTGAGCTGTTCTCTCTAACGGGTTCTGAAGGTCCGGTCTCGGCTCCAGAAGGATCTTCTGTCACTCTGCCCTGTGGACTCTCCCCTTCCTCTAGTGCAGTACCTATGCTGGTGCGCTGGTACCGGCCCAGTGCATTCAGTACCCCGGTTCTGCTGTATGATAACCGGCGGGTCCAGGGGGAACCTGCAGACCCTCGGTACCGGGTCTCTCTGGTGGGGGAGCTGGAGAAGGGCAACGCGTCCCTCAGACTAGAGAACCTCACTCTGGAGGACAGGGGAGAGTATGTGTGCCATGTGGGGAGTTTTGTATGGTTCAGTGAGATCAGAATTAATCTCATAGTAACAG tgtTGGGCAGTATCCCAGTTATTTCATTTCCTGAGGGTGGCGTAGGACAGGTGAATGTTACCTGTGAGTCGGATGGCTGGTTTCCAGAGCCGACCGTCACCTGGAGAGATAGAAAAGGAACAGAGATCCATCAGAACTACAGCAACATCCACTTCCTCAAAG ATGAGGGGGGTCTGGTGGCTGTGAGCTCCTGGCTGCTCTACAGTCCCTCTGAGGCCGAGTGGCTCTCCTGCGCTGTGGGTCTGTCtgatcaggagaggagagagagcagggtggCACTACgcaccacaaccacacacacaccaacacacaccaacg GATCTAGGGAACACAGACTCACTGGTGTGTTCTTTTTCATATTATGTGGTGTGGTCATATGGTTTGCTGTGCAACATAAAAAAG ATGTCAGACTCTTCTCACGTCAGAGGAAACCAACAG CAACTGCAGTTCCTGATGAAACAAATGCAG aatgcaatggGTACAGACCAGAGTCAGGCACTAATGAAGAACAGACACGGTCAGAAACATCTGCTGCAGCAA ATGAATGGACACCCCTCAATG CCGAGTCAAATGATGTGCAGTCCAAGGATGGACCaagtgaaacaaacacacagccagACAGCACTGCAGTAGCAG ATGCTACTAAACAAAGGGGGACTACAGTCATCACCACCTGCGCAGGGGTCATTGTAATCAGAATACCAG ATGTGAACCAGTCAAAAAAACATTACG TGAATCTGACTCTGGATATGAAGACCGTGCCTTCTTTTCTTAAAGTACAAGATAATAAAACTGGCATCCTCTGCCCTGATCCACTAAAGGTTTCAGCCACAGAGATGAGATTTGCTCATGCTTTATGTGAACAGTCTTTCAGCTCAGGGAAGCACTACTGGGAGGTGCAAGTGCATTATACTGATTTTTTTGGTCATCTTAAGGCAAGGCAGTCGTGGTATGTGGGGGTGTGCACTAACACAgcagaacaaacacacagagtctCTTTAACACCACGGAACGGCTTCTGGGTTCTCCAGTATGAGAAAGGAACTGGACTCTTTGTCAACACTGAACCTCCTACTCCAGTTCCGGTGTCTGAACTATTTCAGGTCCTAGGGGTGTTTCTAGACTGTGATGAACACACTCTCACCTTTTACAATGCTGAcaattctgtgtgtctgtgctgtttgTTTGTGACACCAAACAAACATCTGATTCCTCTGATCAGCTCAGAAGTTAGAGACAAGGTGCCTGTTAGATTACACCAAAAATAA